From Weissella diestrammenae, a single genomic window includes:
- a CDS encoding cation:proton antiporter: MDTLEVIIALVGLVLIGNMLSHFIKSIPVSLIQIGLGLLVAISFNVEIKLETSWFLLLFIAPLLYSDAWRFPKRELWALRGPIFGNAILLVVITTVLGGLIIYLIVPELSLPVAFAIAAILSPTDPVAVQAIAKDAKLPANVLHLVAGESLINDASGLVAFKFAIAATVAGTFSLLHATGEFIYMSLVGALVGALIISIFNAATDFLAEKGAHDVVFSVSVQLFSPFIIYLTAEHFHASGVIAVVVAAIIANLQTKTDVNYTGELHLTGIQTWNILGYLLDGTIFVLLGIEIPVAMQNFAGETGKLSLMMVTLYAFATWLTVFGIRVLWTYFTQFVRRRTHHDEVLSWRIAIVSGLTGVRGAVTMAGVLSVPLFIADGKTPFPERGLMLFISSAVIIISLLAAVIFLPLLAEKPVKQKGTAAPVAKHMTEARAHIYVLQSAVREIEQHRRENNQTVAYDIMLRYQMQIRQIQLENMSIDKLNPMLASEVTIRRIALTAERDSLRQLLVDEKISEFVYTSEVRRIDRLMNDLERMHQRPSQKGSMRCLKGWFLRGIRAVRVWLTDEENDKVRAEYMIAQSEAAKAAITAISEFTSRSDDQVKKIDQQIAHNLVISYRNRIEKAKWVKREFTDVQTEAIKMALEMIGLTAQREAVQHLFEAHFISADTGMKLRQGINFTEAGLLTKEAH, translated from the coding sequence ATGGATACGTTAGAAGTCATTATCGCCTTAGTTGGCTTAGTCTTGATTGGCAATATGTTGTCGCACTTTATTAAGTCGATTCCGGTTAGTTTGATTCAAATTGGTCTAGGATTACTGGTGGCCATTAGTTTTAATGTTGAAATTAAATTAGAAACGAGTTGGTTTTTATTGCTTTTTATTGCGCCACTATTGTATTCAGATGCATGGCGCTTTCCTAAGCGTGAGCTGTGGGCCTTACGTGGACCGATATTTGGAAATGCGATTTTGTTGGTCGTTATTACCACGGTGCTCGGTGGTCTAATCATCTACCTCATTGTGCCGGAATTGTCATTACCTGTGGCTTTTGCGATTGCCGCGATTCTATCACCAACTGACCCAGTTGCGGTCCAAGCGATTGCTAAAGATGCAAAATTACCAGCTAATGTGCTGCATCTTGTTGCTGGTGAAAGTTTAATCAATGATGCAAGTGGGTTGGTGGCTTTTAAGTTCGCCATTGCGGCGACAGTTGCTGGGACATTTTCATTACTCCATGCGACCGGCGAATTTATTTACATGTCACTCGTGGGGGCACTGGTTGGGGCGTTAATCATCAGTATTTTCAATGCAGCAACGGATTTCTTAGCGGAAAAGGGGGCGCATGATGTTGTGTTTAGTGTGAGTGTGCAATTATTTAGTCCATTTATTATTTATTTAACAGCTGAACACTTTCATGCTTCTGGTGTGATAGCAGTCGTTGTGGCTGCCATCATCGCTAATTTACAAACCAAAACTGACGTCAATTATACTGGAGAATTACATTTAACCGGTATTCAAACTTGGAATATTTTAGGTTATTTGCTTGATGGGACAATCTTCGTCCTTTTGGGGATCGAAATCCCAGTGGCAATGCAAAATTTTGCCGGAGAGACTGGCAAATTATCATTGATGATGGTAACCCTTTATGCTTTTGCGACATGGTTGACCGTTTTTGGTATTCGTGTCTTGTGGACTTATTTCACCCAGTTCGTTCGTCGGCGGACACATCATGACGAAGTATTGTCATGGCGAATTGCAATTGTTTCAGGATTAACAGGTGTTCGTGGTGCCGTCACAATGGCGGGTGTCCTATCGGTACCGTTGTTTATTGCAGACGGTAAGACGCCATTTCCTGAACGTGGCTTGATGCTCTTTATCTCCTCTGCGGTGATTATTATTTCATTATTGGCGGCTGTGATTTTTCTGCCGCTATTAGCTGAAAAGCCGGTCAAACAAAAAGGCACGGCGGCCCCCGTCGCAAAACATATGACTGAGGCGCGCGCGCATATCTATGTTCTGCAATCGGCAGTGCGTGAGATTGAGCAACACCGACGGGAAAATAACCAAACTGTGGCATATGACATTATGTTGCGTTATCAGATGCAAATTCGTCAGATTCAGCTTGAAAATATGAGTATTGATAAATTAAACCCAATGTTAGCCAGTGAGGTGACGATTCGCAGAATTGCACTAACAGCTGAGCGTGATAGTTTACGCCAATTATTAGTCGATGAAAAAATTTCTGAGTTTGTGTATACCAGTGAAGTTCGCCGAATAGACCGCTTGATGAATGACTTAGAACGCATGCATCAAAGGCCATCGCAAAAAGGATCGATGCGCTGCTTGAAAGGATGGTTCTTACGTGGTATTCGTGCCGTTCGTGTTTGGTTAACTGATGAAGAAAACGATAAAGTGCGGGCAGAATATATGATTGCGCAATCTGAAGCAGCGAAGGCTGCAATTACAGCGATTTCTGAGTTTACTAGCCGATCTGATGACCAAGTAAAAAAGATTGATCAGCAGATTGCACATAATTTGGTGATTTCTTATCGTAATCGCATTGAAAAGGCCAAGTGGGTCAAACGTGAGTTTACAGATGTTCAAACTGAAGCGATTAAGATGGCACTTGAAATGATTGGGTTAACTGCACAACGTGAAGCTGTGCAACATCTGTTTGAAGCTCATTTCATTTCCGCTGATACGGGGATGAAATTGCGCCAAGGCATTAATTTTACTGAGGCTGGCTTGTTAACCAAAGAAGCCCACTAA